A genomic segment from Leptolyngbya boryana PCC 6306 encodes:
- the hepC gene encoding heterocyst development glycosyltransferase HepC, translating into MTTFDPLFLQETQSSTWEKSELETLRCSLYWRQQQLLVLQPPVSKAGQSSDRTQRASSIRPLRDPNWLSECLKRSTVQLVRADLDLGEPALKSWAEACESSGKALYLRLPSAAYLPHKHRGWRWGCKRVADWILAGVGLIVLSPILLVIALAIALTSPGSIFFSQWRVGKRGKLFRVLKFRTMTMNADQQHHRVMADQSIHCLHKREDDPRITVIGKWLRRYSLDELPQLINVLRGEMSLVGPRPWALYDAVRLSADMQLRLNALPGMTGAWQVSGRSTQLDLETVSQQDLDYLHNWSFRGDIQILLRTLPKVLSGFGAF; encoded by the coding sequence ATGACAACTTTTGATCCGCTATTTTTGCAAGAAACGCAAAGCTCTACTTGGGAAAAGTCAGAGCTAGAAACCCTGCGGTGTTCTCTGTACTGGCGGCAACAGCAACTTTTAGTCTTGCAGCCTCCTGTATCAAAAGCTGGACAGAGCAGCGATCGCACTCAGCGCGCTTCCTCAATTCGCCCACTTCGTGATCCAAACTGGCTTTCAGAATGCCTCAAGCGATCAACCGTACAACTTGTGCGAGCTGATCTCGACCTGGGAGAGCCTGCTCTTAAATCTTGGGCAGAAGCCTGTGAATCTTCTGGCAAAGCCCTGTATTTGCGACTTCCGAGTGCTGCGTATCTTCCCCACAAACACAGAGGCTGGCGTTGGGGTTGTAAGCGCGTTGCAGATTGGATATTAGCAGGAGTGGGTCTGATAGTGCTCAGTCCGATCTTGCTTGTCATTGCACTCGCGATCGCGCTAACCTCTCCCGGCTCGATTTTCTTTAGCCAGTGGCGAGTCGGAAAGCGAGGCAAGTTATTTCGAGTGCTGAAATTCCGTACCATGACGATGAATGCAGATCAGCAGCACCATCGAGTCATGGCAGATCAATCGATTCACTGTCTGCACAAGCGAGAAGACGATCCGAGAATTACCGTGATCGGGAAATGGCTGAGACGCTATAGCCTTGATGAGTTACCTCAGTTGATCAATGTACTCCGGGGTGAGATGAGTTTAGTTGGACCAAGACCTTGGGCGCTTTATGATGCAGTGCGGCTCAGTGCTGATATGCAATTGCGTTTGAATGCTCTCCCTGGAATGACTGGAGCTTGGCAAGTGAGTGGGCGATCGACTCAATTAGATCTAGAAACCGTGAGCCAACAGGACTTAGACTATCTGCACAATTGGTCATTTCGCGGTGATATTCAAATCTTATTGCGGACACTTCCGAAGGTATTGTCTGGATTCGGAGCTTTTTAG
- the hepA gene encoding heterocyst formation ABC transporter subunit HepA — MPWVPHYLRRGVRQWFGATRFWQENEFFIREFRHFPNIAIAAILFALGSAAFEGFGFGFLLAFLQSLVSPTLEPFQTGMHWFDVWILGIDRDATERLLRVSGLILCSAWIRAGFNYLTQIYTELTQQTLVDRLRTQIFEQLQSLSLSYFNRVSSGDLVNTLTNEIGRLNFAFTLIAFIITKGLTLTVYAVLLFTISWQLTLTSLVLFTLVAVCLSNVNERVRNSSVDVSRANAQFTATALEFITGIRTVQAFATQEYERDRFYEASSNIVKAGMKAIRQFAIVRPLAEGLATTVLISMIVLAITIFVKQGSLQTASLLTFLFILFRLVPAIYEMNTSRVQLLSATGAIRNVRELLAREDKPYLQEGDRIFTGLHQSIEFFTVDFGYDANHIVLRDVSLSIPKGKVTAIVGGSGAGKTTLVDLIPRFYDPSAGYVLFDGKDARSFTVKSLRQKIAIVSQDTFIFNTTVRENIAYGLTNMTDEQIWQAAVQANALAFILEMPEKFETILGDRGVRLSGGQRQRLAIARALLRDPEILILDEATSALDSESERLIQQSLEQLSKGRTVITIAHRLSTIMRADQVVVMEQGRLVEQGRYQELLERQGRLWHYHQIQHEMRSSEKA; from the coding sequence ATGCCTTGGGTTCCGCATTATCTCAGACGAGGCGTAAGACAATGGTTTGGGGCGACTCGGTTTTGGCAAGAAAATGAGTTTTTTATCCGAGAATTTCGTCACTTTCCCAACATCGCGATCGCTGCTATTTTGTTTGCACTTGGTTCAGCCGCGTTTGAGGGATTTGGATTTGGGTTTCTCCTCGCATTTTTGCAAAGCCTAGTTAGTCCAACGCTCGAACCGTTTCAAACCGGGATGCATTGGTTCGATGTTTGGATTTTGGGCATCGATCGCGATGCGACCGAACGGCTGCTGCGGGTTTCGGGTCTGATTTTATGTTCAGCTTGGATTCGGGCTGGATTTAATTATCTGACTCAGATTTACACTGAACTGACGCAGCAAACTTTAGTCGATCGCTTACGCACGCAAATTTTCGAGCAGCTACAGTCGTTGAGTCTAAGCTATTTCAATCGTGTTTCGTCCGGTGATTTGGTCAATACATTAACGAATGAGATTGGCAGACTCAATTTTGCATTTACGCTCATCGCTTTTATTATCACAAAAGGATTAACTTTAACCGTCTACGCCGTGTTGCTTTTTACGATCTCATGGCAGTTGACGCTGACATCACTCGTCTTATTCACACTCGTCGCCGTCTGTTTGTCGAATGTGAATGAGCGTGTCCGCAACAGTAGTGTTGATGTTTCGCGCGCGAATGCCCAATTTACTGCAACGGCACTGGAATTTATCACAGGTATTCGCACCGTACAAGCGTTTGCGACCCAAGAGTATGAGCGTGATCGCTTCTATGAAGCTAGCTCCAACATTGTTAAAGCGGGCATGAAAGCGATTCGCCAATTTGCGATTGTGCGTCCCCTCGCTGAAGGATTAGCAACGACCGTTTTGATCAGCATGATTGTTTTAGCAATCACGATTTTTGTGAAGCAGGGGAGTTTACAAACTGCCTCTTTACTGACTTTTTTGTTTATCTTGTTTCGGCTCGTTCCAGCCATATATGAGATGAATACGAGCCGAGTGCAACTATTGTCAGCGACGGGCGCGATTCGGAATGTGCGGGAACTGTTAGCGCGAGAAGATAAACCGTATTTGCAAGAGGGAGATCGCATTTTTACAGGGTTGCATCAGTCGATCGAGTTCTTCACGGTTGATTTCGGATATGACGCAAATCATATCGTCCTTCGAGATGTCTCCCTCTCGATTCCGAAGGGAAAAGTGACGGCGATCGTGGGCGGATCGGGAGCCGGAAAAACAACGCTCGTCGATTTGATTCCCAGGTTTTACGATCCGAGTGCTGGCTATGTCTTGTTTGATGGCAAAGATGCGCGATCGTTTACTGTGAAATCGTTGCGGCAGAAGATTGCGATCGTCAGTCAAGATACCTTTATTTTCAATACGACCGTTCGGGAGAACATTGCTTATGGGTTAACCAACATGACTGACGAACAGATTTGGCAGGCTGCGGTGCAGGCGAATGCACTGGCATTTATCTTAGAAATGCCGGAGAAATTTGAGACGATTTTGGGCGATCGCGGCGTGCGATTATCTGGAGGACAGCGGCAAAGATTAGCGATCGCGCGGGCATTGCTCCGTGATCCAGAAATTTTGATCTTAGATGAAGCAACCAGTGCATTAGATTCTGAATCAGAGCGATTGATTCAACAGTCTCTAGAGCAATTGTCGAAAGGCAGAACCGTAATTACGATCGCGCATCGGTTATCGACGATTATGCGCGCGGATCAAGTAGTGGTGATGGAGCAGGGGCGGTTAGTCGAGCAAGGTCGATATCAAGAGTTGCTAGAGCGACAAGGGCGGCTTTGGCACTATCACCAAATTCAGCATGAAATGCGATCGAGTGAAAAGGCGTAG